TTAATACCATCTGGATCCATAAGGTCGACAACAAATAGTTTGGCCTTATATGTCTCCGAAATTTCTAGAACATTTAATGCCTCTGGAGTGCTCATTTGGCCGAATAATAGACTTGGGAGTATAAATTGTCAAGAAAATCTAGAAGTAGTTCATCTTCATCGCCGCGAGTACTAATTTCAATGTTTCTTGAGCTTCCGCTCGTGCCTTTTCGGTCCCTTCTCTCAAAATCTTTTCAATCAACTCCGGCTTTCCTTCGTATTCCGCTCTCCTCTTTCTTATCGGTTCCAAGAAATTATCCAAAACCTCAACCAAAAACTCCTTGACTTCAACATCCTTGACTTCTCCCTTTTTATACTTCTCTTTATAACTTTCAACTTGTGACTTGTGACTTTCTCCGGCAAACGCATCCAAATAAACAAACACCGGATTATTCTCCACTTCACCAGGTTCATCTCCATGCACCCGATTCGGGTCTGTATACATTCCCATAACCTTTTTCTTAACTTTCTCGCTGCTGTCCGAAAGATTAATCACGTTTCCGGCACTTTTACTCATCTTCGCCTTCCCATCTGTTCCTGTCAAAGTTCCAATATCGTCTGGAATCAAAGCCTCTGGAACAGGCAATGTTTCTCCACCGTTAGGTCCTGAGCTCGTCGAAGGATAGATTCTGTTAAATTCCTTCGCAATTTCTCTCGTAACTTCTATATGAGAAGCCTGATCTTTCCCGACGGGAACCAAGTTCGCCCTCACCATTAAAATATCCGCGGACTGCAAAACGGGATAAAAAAGTAGCCCGAGAGATGGGATTTGAATTTCTGCATCCCTCATTACGTCTTTAAGAGTCGGAATCCTCTCGGCTCTGGGTACAGTCACCAAATTACTAAAAATTACAGCCAGTTCCTCATTTTCCGGAATCATCGACTGCACATAAATTGTCGCCTTCTGAGGATCAATTCCCACGGAAAGATAATCCAGAACCATTTCGTGAATGTTTTCCTTAAGCTCACCAGTTTTTTC
This sequence is a window from Candidatus Curtissbacteria bacterium. Protein-coding genes within it:
- the trpS gene encoding tryptophan--tRNA ligase; this encodes MKKRILTGDRPTGRLHLGHYVGSLKNRVRLQDECECFFIIADLHTLTTKPEKTGELKENIHEMVLDYLSVGIDPQKATIYVQSMIPENEELAVIFSNLVTVPRAERIPTLKDVMRDAEIQIPSLGLLFYPVLQSADILMVRANLVPVGKDQASHIEVTREIAKEFNRIYPSTSSGPNGGETLPVPEALIPDDIGTLTGTDGKAKMSKSAGNVINLSDSSEKVKKKVMGMYTDPNRVHGDEPGEVENNPVFVYLDAFAGESHKSQVESYKEKYKKGEVKDVEVKEFLVEVLDNFLEPIRKRRAEYEGKPELIEKILREGTEKARAEAQETLKLVLAAMKMNYF